In a single window of the Bacteroidota bacterium genome:
- a CDS encoding porin family protein, translating into MKKIYLSFILTIFLVSGMFAQSDSAKVIDKGNHGFRAISLVTGYYNPSLDYYINRTGFQFTGSLYSSLYLEYWMQNLPVTMRLGGGYYSTNAKIEGDLNWTEELTLNYISVNLDVLWRFKSIYSYLGAGAGINFITANYKGPQTNQEPNGYSPQFQGIAGFEYPVSTNFSIGVEFQYIIGSYTQEIKSGTIISEETIDINGPKIGLKLSYLF; encoded by the coding sequence ATGAAAAAAATATATTTAAGTTTCATTCTGACAATTTTCCTTGTGAGCGGAATGTTTGCACAATCAGATTCGGCAAAAGTTATTGATAAAGGCAACCATGGGTTTAGGGCCATTAGCTTGGTAACCGGTTATTATAACCCCAGTCTCGATTATTATATCAATCGTACAGGGTTTCAATTTACAGGATCCTTATATTCTTCATTATATTTAGAATATTGGATGCAAAATCTTCCAGTTACCATGCGGCTTGGAGGAGGTTATTATTCAACAAATGCCAAAATAGAAGGAGATTTAAATTGGACCGAGGAACTCACCTTAAATTATATCTCTGTTAATCTGGATGTTTTGTGGCGGTTTAAAAGCATCTATTCCTATTTAGGAGCCGGTGCAGGTATTAATTTTATCACAGCAAATTATAAAGGCCCGCAAACAAATCAGGAGCCAAATGGATATTCTCCACAATTTCAAGGCATCGCTGGATTTGAATATCCTGTCAGTACTAATTTTAGCATTGGGGTTGAATTCCAGTACATCATTGGTTCTTATACCCAGGAAATCAAAAGTGGAACAATCATTTCTGAAGAAACAATTGATATTAACGGCCCTAAAATCGGGCTTAAACTAAGTTATTTATTTTAA
- a CDS encoding YjbH domain-containing protein produces MSDIKNLTGFIFLLLLCQFQTAGAGDYDKLSYWMEESGFENIQLNRSGNTLILAYENRIFRHEADAIAFLLHEMPLPESDEIIMLPKYLNIAMLSIQINSINLQKYRQGMMDSKDFLSKINLSQNTDYYIQKTNKNLTNPSCFKTDFLIEPMLSMQLGNFDRPIQALAEVAPDIQIQLNKGLILNAQALIPIYNNLKSMEGAKVRAGIINLSQNIRLPDNFFVTASIGTFSYDRFGVDFKTKKYFLNGLLGIYTQMGYTTWTNVGNTYEDRYFEKDNYFIGRLGGEYRFAAYDLLISASYGTFLYQDKGWRFDLLRQFDDLIVGFNGILTTDTYNVGFYLSIPVFPKKYANINKVRIRPSHYFNWGYNFRGQTYAGKNYSTGENILQKSRDFNPYFIKNQLIIRL; encoded by the coding sequence TTGAGCGATATCAAAAATCTTACAGGATTTATTTTTCTTTTGCTGCTCTGTCAGTTTCAAACAGCAGGAGCGGGTGATTATGATAAACTCAGCTATTGGATGGAGGAATCCGGATTTGAGAATATACAGCTCAACAGATCTGGAAATACACTGATTCTGGCTTATGAAAATCGTATTTTCAGGCATGAAGCGGATGCAATTGCTTTTTTGCTTCATGAAATGCCATTACCTGAATCAGATGAAATCATCATGCTACCCAAATACTTAAACATCGCAATGCTCAGTATTCAGATAAACTCAATTAATCTTCAGAAATACAGGCAGGGAATGATGGATTCAAAGGATTTTTTAAGTAAAATAAACCTCAGCCAGAACACCGATTATTATATTCAAAAAACGAACAAGAATCTTACGAATCCCTCCTGTTTTAAAACAGATTTCCTGATTGAACCCATGTTGAGCATGCAATTAGGTAATTTCGACCGCCCTATCCAGGCCTTGGCCGAAGTTGCTCCTGATATTCAAATCCAGCTCAATAAGGGGCTCATTTTAAATGCACAGGCTTTAATCCCAATCTATAATAATTTGAAAAGCATGGAAGGGGCAAAAGTCAGAGCAGGAATCATTAACCTTAGTCAGAATATTCGCCTGCCTGATAACTTTTTTGTAACTGCAAGTATAGGAACCTTTAGTTATGATAGATTCGGAGTGGATTTTAAAACAAAGAAATACTTTTTAAACGGGTTATTGGGAATTTATACTCAAATGGGTTATACCACCTGGACAAATGTTGGGAATACTTACGAGGATCGTTATTTTGAAAAGGATAATTATTTTATAGGTCGCCTGGGCGGGGAATATCGTTTCGCAGCCTATGATCTTTTAATCAGTGCATCGTACGGAACATTTTTATATCAGGATAAGGGTTGGCGTTTTGACCTGCTTCGACAGTTCGATGACCTGATTGTTGGATTTAACGGGATACTTACTACAGATACCTATAATGTGGGGTTCTATTTATCCATTCCGGTTTTTCCTAAAAAATATGCTAATATTAATAAAGTTCGTATCAGACCATCACATTATTTTAACTGGGGCTATAATTTCAGAGGGCAAACCTACGCTGGGAAAAATTATTCAACAGGAGAAAACATATTACAAAAGAGCAGGGATTTTAATCCATATTTCATTAAAAATCAACTTATAATTCGCTTATAA